One Owenweeksia hongkongensis DSM 17368 genomic region harbors:
- a CDS encoding calcium/sodium antiporter, translating to MSYLYLFGGILLLLFGGDWLVRGAVDLALRLKISILVVGMTVVSFATSAPELLVSLDAAMEGYSDLSFGNVIGSNIANIALILGLTSMVFPMTVKQRTYRVDYWIMMFVTLILFLFLFFDNVLTTWEAAVLVLILIVYNVYQIWASRRINKQDESDSETSEEISGKLKSPWWMVFYLVIGVAALKFGSEFLITGAMDLARQWGVSERIIAVTIVSVGTSLPELAASMVASFKGEQELSLGNLVGSNIFNILAVLGITGLVIDLPVKSDALITFDFPYLFGISLLLYPFIRIISKGKIERWEGFVMLLAYCLYIYLVF from the coding sequence ATGTCATACCTATATTTATTCGGAGGTATTTTACTTTTACTTTTTGGTGGTGATTGGCTGGTGCGTGGAGCAGTAGATTTAGCGCTGAGGCTTAAAATTTCCATTTTAGTAGTCGGAATGACGGTGGTTTCTTTTGCTACTTCCGCTCCTGAGCTTTTGGTGAGCCTTGATGCTGCTATGGAGGGGTATTCAGATTTATCTTTCGGTAATGTAATTGGTAGCAACATTGCCAATATCGCACTTATTTTGGGTCTTACCTCAATGGTTTTTCCAATGACGGTAAAGCAACGCACCTACCGTGTCGACTATTGGATAATGATGTTCGTTACCCTTATTTTATTTCTTTTCCTGTTTTTTGATAATGTGCTCACTACATGGGAGGCTGCAGTGTTGGTGCTTATACTTATTGTATATAATGTATATCAAATCTGGGCTTCAAGGCGAATAAATAAGCAAGATGAATCCGATAGTGAAACTTCAGAAGAGATTTCTGGGAAGCTTAAAAGTCCATGGTGGATGGTTTTTTATCTGGTTATAGGAGTTGCTGCCCTCAAGTTTGGCTCAGAGTTTTTGATTACCGGAGCTATGGATTTAGCACGCCAATGGGGGGTGAGCGAGCGTATTATTGCCGTAACTATAGTTTCTGTTGGTACTAGTTTACCTGAATTGGCAGCCAGTATGGTGGCTTCTTTCAAAGGAGAGCAAGAGCTTTCACTTGGTAATTTAGTTGGCTCCAATATATTTAACATTCTCGCGGTACTTGGTATTACTGGTCTGGTGATTGATTTGCCCGTTAAAAGTGATGCACTCATAACTTTTGATTTTCCTTATCTATTCGGAATTTCACTATTGCTTTATCCCTTCATTCGCATTATTTCCAAAGGAAAGATAGAGCGATGGGAAGGATTTGTAATGCTCCTCGCTTACTGTTTATATATTTATTTAGTTTTTTAG
- a CDS encoding Sec-independent protein translocase subunit TatA/TatB yields MSGVLLFFNIGGGEIFFILLVVVMLFGADKIPEIARGLGKGIRDVRNAANDIKHEINNSAGAADSDLKKFKDKVEKEKKEIEEITGSVKRTFKG; encoded by the coding sequence ATGAGCGGAGTATTGTTATTTTTCAATATTGGAGGGGGCGAAATCTTCTTTATTCTACTTGTGGTAGTTATGCTTTTTGGGGCAGATAAGATTCCTGAAATCGCCCGAGGACTTGGTAAAGGTATTCGTGATGTGCGCAATGCGGCCAATGACATAAAGCACGAAATAAATAATAGTGCAGGCGCTGCCGATAGCGATCTCAAGAAATTTAAGGATAAGGTAGAGAAGGAGAAAAAGGAGATCGAGGAAATTACCGGATCTGTTAAAAGAACTTTCAAAGGCTAA
- a CDS encoding OmpA family protein, whose translation MRIPYLGVLLVVFSISVFPAFGQENTDDTEPKEKLHKDVEKAYDAYDAQEYTLAIELLKTALGEVRGRDDKSTVLFKIAESYRNINDYKNAENYYLKAVKLGYKDPIAQLHYADMLKAQGEYEEAIVAYQDFKQENPTDRRAEIGIESTKKAIEWMDSPSRYQVDLMKDLNSTGYDFSPSYAGKRADDNEIIFTSTREESVGKKEDGWTGGSFMDIYVSSAERKEKGRRGRGASTDEDELVSPASLKWSTPKLLDEEIVNTKSHEGSAVFDSRRKELYLTRCLVEKDKKFGCGIYISEKLGVNWKEPEQVIIGTDTSANVGQPALSPDDSRLYFVSDEFNTKGVHDIFMTTFDRRAKIWKTPTNLGSKVNTDREEYYPFISGDGQYLYWASNGLPGMGGLDIFRIKLGEDGMPAPNAEAENLEYPINTSFDDFGLVFQGTKDEVGFLSSNRKGSKNDDIYGVVKTPLVFELEGVVTSSKTGLPIPQATVKLDGSNGTSVVVNADKDGYYIFDKDKIDADVQYTLTFEKAKFLTNTGNTTTIGVDLSAFEYIPSANQFLHKLQVNKALDPIEEPIVLPNVFFDLAKWDLRPEARAALDSVVPIMKNNPTIVIELRSHTDYRGDNKSNDVLSQHRADTCVSYLVSKGIAADRMVARGMGETEPFNIQEGYKGYGAGQLEEGNRLTEAYIKRLPPEKQEVANQVNRRTDFKVLRDDYVPAAGPVDQDAVDPKDIIADKNSGVNNALLVIFTS comes from the coding sequence ATGAGAATACCTTACTTAGGTGTATTACTAGTCGTATTTAGTATAAGTGTATTTCCTGCTTTTGGTCAAGAGAATACAGATGATACCGAGCCAAAAGAAAAACTCCATAAAGATGTAGAAAAAGCATACGATGCATATGATGCGCAAGAATATACGCTTGCCATCGAGTTGCTAAAAACTGCGCTTGGAGAAGTAAGAGGTAGAGATGATAAGTCTACGGTACTATTTAAAATAGCTGAGTCTTACAGAAATATCAACGATTATAAGAATGCTGAAAACTATTACCTGAAGGCCGTAAAGCTTGGGTATAAGGATCCTATTGCTCAGCTGCATTATGCAGATATGCTAAAAGCACAAGGGGAGTATGAAGAGGCAATTGTAGCATACCAAGATTTTAAGCAGGAAAATCCTACTGATAGAAGAGCGGAGATAGGAATTGAGTCTACTAAAAAAGCCATAGAATGGATGGATAGCCCAAGCCGCTATCAGGTAGATTTGATGAAAGACTTGAATAGCACTGGGTATGATTTTTCACCATCTTATGCAGGAAAACGTGCTGATGACAATGAGATAATTTTTACTTCCACACGTGAAGAGTCGGTTGGTAAAAAGGAAGACGGCTGGACGGGCGGTAGCTTCATGGATATTTACGTAAGTAGTGCAGAAAGAAAAGAGAAGGGGAGAAGAGGAAGAGGAGCTTCAACTGATGAAGATGAATTGGTGAGCCCTGCTTCTTTAAAATGGTCTACCCCAAAATTACTGGATGAAGAAATTGTAAACACAAAAAGTCACGAAGGATCTGCTGTATTTGATTCACGTAGAAAAGAACTTTACCTAACACGTTGCTTAGTAGAAAAGGATAAAAAGTTTGGTTGTGGAATTTACATTTCAGAAAAGCTTGGTGTTAACTGGAAAGAGCCAGAGCAAGTTATTATTGGAACTGATACTTCGGCTAATGTTGGTCAGCCAGCACTATCTCCTGACGATAGTAGGTTGTATTTTGTTTCGGATGAATTCAACACCAAGGGAGTCCATGATATATTTATGACCACTTTTGATCGTAGAGCAAAAATCTGGAAAACCCCAACCAACTTAGGTTCAAAAGTAAACACCGATCGTGAGGAGTATTATCCTTTTATTAGTGGAGATGGTCAATATTTATACTGGGCTTCTAACGGATTGCCAGGAATGGGTGGTCTGGATATCTTCAGAATTAAATTAGGCGAAGATGGCATGCCGGCACCGAATGCAGAAGCTGAGAATTTGGAGTACCCAATAAACACCAGTTTTGATGATTTCGGCTTAGTATTTCAGGGAACAAAGGATGAAGTTGGTTTCTTAAGCAGTAATCGTAAAGGTTCTAAGAATGACGACATCTATGGTGTGGTAAAAACTCCATTGGTATTTGAGCTGGAAGGGGTTGTTACTAGTTCTAAAACCGGATTACCAATTCCTCAGGCTACTGTAAAATTGGATGGATCTAACGGTACTAGCGTTGTGGTAAATGCTGATAAAGATGGATACTACATTTTTGATAAAGATAAAATTGATGCTGACGTTCAGTATACATTAACTTTTGAAAAAGCTAAGTTCCTTACGAATACAGGGAACACAACAACTATTGGAGTTGATTTATCTGCTTTTGAGTATATCCCATCGGCAAATCAATTTTTACATAAGCTACAAGTAAATAAAGCCTTGGATCCAATCGAAGAGCCAATTGTTTTACCGAATGTATTCTTTGACTTGGCAAAATGGGATCTTCGTCCAGAAGCTCGCGCTGCATTGGATAGCGTGGTACCAATTATGAAGAACAACCCAACAATTGTTATCGAACTTCGTTCGCACACGGATTATCGTGGTGATAATAAGAGTAATGATGTACTTTCTCAGCATCGTGCAGATACCTGCGTTAGCTACCTAGTATCAAAAGGTATAGCAGCTGATAGAATGGTAGCTCGCGGTATGGGAGAAACGGAGCCATTTAATATTCAAGAAGGTTATAAAGGATATGGAGCTGGTCAGCTGGAAGAAGGAAATAGATTGACGGAAGCTTATATCAAAAGGTTGCCACCGGAGAAGCAGGAAGTTGCTAACCAAGTAAACCGTAGAACTGACTTTAAAGTACTTCGCGATGATTACGTACCAGCAGCTGGCCCTGTTGATCAGGATGCTGTTGATCCAAAGGATATTATTGCTGATAAGAATAGTGGTGTAAATAATGCCCTCCTGGTGATATTTACATCATAA
- a CDS encoding glutamine synthetase III family protein, protein MPFIRFEALKTTMHRQPIEVDPPYTRISDIFGEHVFNKKAMQEFMTPEAYKSVMDAMIHGKKIDRNIADQVAVGMKSWALSKNATHYTHWFQPLTGSTAEKHDSFFQPNGDGGGIEKFTGNLLVQQEPDASSFPNGGIRNTFEARGYTAWDPTSPAFIMGKTLCIPTVFVAYTGEALDNKAPLLRALQSIDQIATEVCQYFDKNVKKVNATLGWEQEYFLVDKALYNARPDLKMTGRTLLGHSAAKGQQLDDHYFGAIPDRVRFFMRELEYEAHRLGIPATTRHNEVAPMQYELAPMFEEANVSVDHNSLLMDLMDRVAARHNFKVLLHEKPYAGVNGSGKHNNWSLSTDTGVNLLAPGKTPKSNIQFLTFFVNTIKAVHDHADLLRAAIASAGNDHRLGANEAPPAIISVFIGEQLTRTLDAIEQLEKGKLSPEQKTDLKLNVVGKIPDVLLDNTDRNRTSPFAFTGNKFEFRAVGSASNCAQPMTIMNSIMATQLRKFKATVDGLIKGGMKKDEAIFNVLRDYISESKSIRFEGDGYGDAWVKEAEKRGLNNVKTTPEALDFYVTPEAIKLFEENGVMNKVEVEARHEIMLEEYQKKIQIESRVLGDIAGNHIVPTAINYQNRLLSNVKGLKQVLDEKSFNKVAKEQLHMIEEISSRISVIISEKEAMIETRKKCNALEGARERAVAYRNEVFPFLNTIRYECDKLELLIDDELWPMPKYRELIFS, encoded by the coding sequence ATGCCTTTTATCAGATTTGAAGCCCTTAAGACTACAATGCATCGCCAGCCGATTGAAGTAGATCCACCTTACACACGTATCTCCGATATTTTTGGAGAGCATGTTTTTAATAAAAAAGCTATGCAGGAGTTTATGACCCCTGAAGCTTATAAGAGTGTTATGGACGCCATGATTCATGGTAAAAAGATTGACAGAAACATAGCTGATCAAGTAGCTGTGGGAATGAAGTCATGGGCACTTTCAAAAAACGCTACACACTATACCCACTGGTTTCAGCCACTTACTGGTTCTACTGCCGAAAAGCATGATTCCTTTTTTCAGCCAAATGGCGATGGCGGTGGTATCGAAAAATTTACCGGAAACTTATTAGTACAGCAAGAGCCAGATGCATCTAGTTTTCCAAACGGAGGTATCAGAAATACTTTTGAAGCTAGAGGTTATACCGCTTGGGATCCTACTAGCCCGGCATTTATTATGGGGAAAACTTTGTGTATTCCTACAGTATTTGTGGCTTACACCGGTGAGGCATTAGATAATAAAGCTCCATTATTGCGCGCTCTTCAATCTATTGACCAAATAGCTACTGAGGTGTGCCAATATTTTGATAAAAATGTAAAAAAGGTAAATGCAACCCTTGGTTGGGAGCAAGAATACTTCCTTGTAGACAAAGCATTATATAATGCTCGTCCTGATTTGAAGATGACAGGTCGTACATTGTTGGGACATTCTGCGGCCAAAGGTCAGCAGTTGGATGATCACTATTTTGGAGCTATTCCTGATAGAGTTAGGTTTTTTATGCGTGAGCTTGAATATGAAGCACATAGATTAGGAATACCTGCAACTACTCGTCATAACGAGGTGGCACCAATGCAGTACGAGTTGGCACCAATGTTTGAAGAAGCAAACGTTTCTGTAGATCACAACTCATTGTTGATGGATTTGATGGATCGTGTAGCTGCAAGACACAACTTTAAAGTTCTACTTCACGAAAAGCCGTATGCTGGTGTAAACGGAAGTGGAAAACACAATAACTGGTCATTGAGCACTGATACTGGTGTTAACCTTTTAGCTCCAGGCAAAACGCCAAAGAGCAATATTCAGTTCCTTACCTTCTTTGTAAACACTATCAAGGCGGTTCATGATCATGCTGATCTTCTTCGCGCGGCTATTGCTTCTGCTGGAAATGATCACCGTTTGGGAGCAAATGAGGCGCCTCCTGCAATTATTTCTGTATTTATTGGCGAGCAACTTACCCGTACGCTTGATGCTATTGAGCAGCTTGAAAAAGGTAAGCTAAGCCCTGAGCAAAAAACAGATCTTAAGCTGAATGTAGTTGGAAAGATTCCGGATGTATTGCTTGATAATACTGATAGAAACAGAACATCTCCATTTGCCTTTACAGGTAATAAGTTTGAGTTTAGAGCTGTAGGCTCTGCTTCAAACTGTGCCCAGCCAATGACTATTATGAATAGCATTATGGCTACCCAGCTTCGTAAGTTTAAAGCTACTGTTGATGGTCTTATCAAAGGAGGTATGAAGAAAGATGAGGCTATCTTTAATGTATTGAGAGATTACATTTCAGAAAGTAAGTCAATTCGTTTTGAAGGTGATGGTTATGGTGATGCTTGGGTAAAAGAAGCTGAAAAGCGTGGTCTTAATAATGTTAAAACGACTCCCGAAGCTTTAGATTTTTATGTAACCCCAGAAGCTATCAAGCTTTTTGAAGAAAATGGTGTGATGAATAAAGTGGAGGTAGAAGCCCGCCATGAGATCATGCTTGAAGAGTACCAGAAGAAGATTCAAATTGAGTCAAGAGTATTGGGGGATATTGCGGGTAATCACATTGTGCCAACTGCAATCAACTACCAGAATCGTCTATTGAGCAATGTAAAAGGGCTTAAGCAGGTACTTGATGAGAAATCGTTTAACAAAGTAGCTAAGGAGCAATTACATATGATTGAGGAGATTAGTAGTCGTATTTCTGTGATTATTTCTGAAAAAGAAGCTATGATAGAGACGCGTAAAAAATGCAATGCTCTTGAAGGTGCTCGTGAGCGTGCCGTTGCTTATAGAAATGAAGTGTTCCCATTCTTAAACACCATTCGCTATGAATGTGATAAATTAGAGCTATTGATTGACGATGAACTTTGGCCTATGCCTAAATATAGAGAGCTTATCTTTTCATAA
- the secDF gene encoding protein translocase subunit SecDF produces the protein MQNKGVIRLFAIVFALACLYQLSFTYIAGSVEKDAEEYANGDYEKEQRYLDSMGSEEAYDVLLEQFTYQQVKEREINLGLDLRGGMNVILEVQVRDILIELANNSKNSLFRQAIDKATAAAVNSQQDYLSNFFDAFEEVKAETKAATKLSDPQVFGTKEMNDKLGFNAEDEAVKEELRSEVNAAVENVYTVLRARIDQFGVVQPNIQRLENGGRILVELPGVKDPDRVKKLLQSTAELEFWNLYDTYEMAPFINAVIEKVGTVKVKGADSTDTETASNDILDEIQSIDDSSNVVAEGDSATGEDGVVENDSAIAGQTYSPFLRVFAPNLDEQNRFQPGPIIGFVAVKDTAKVNAYLRDPKIKSLLTGEQRYTRFFYTAKSTDGNYLYLLAAKGNREGTPALAGDVVTDARQDFDQGNSAVVSMSMNAVGAREWAKITKEASSQEPKKSVAVVLDNYVYSFPTVQGEIPTGNTQITGNFTVQEAQDLANKLKAGKLPVAAKIIQADIVGPSLGQEAISAGLWSFVVALGIVMLYMIFYYSGAGIASDLALIVNMFFIFGILASLGAVLTLPGIAGIVLTIGMAVDANVLIYERIREELAQGKGLKLAIKDGYGNAYSSIIDANVTTFLTGVILYLFGTGPIRGFATTLIIGILTSLFCAIFITRLIFEARLDKKKSIAFSTGMTANAFKKFKIDFLSKRKIAYAFSAIIIIAGIGSLATRGLNYGVDFVGGRSYQVRFDQPVSSVDVSSKLATVFVDEDGTAVAPEVKTIGGDNQVVITTKYKIDETGTEINDEIKDKLYEGLKGFYAETPNKESFSSEATGSGDIGIVSERQVGPTIADDIKTSAFWAILFSLVVIFIYILIRFSKWQFSLGAVSAAFHDVLIVLSVFSILYGFLPFSLEIDQAFIAAVLTVIGYSLNDTVVVFDRIREYLATHSKKKDMNLVVNDALNSTLSRTINTSLTTFFVLLVIFLFGGEAIRGFMFALLIGVVVGTYSSLFIATPLMMDTSKKRLAEEAASKKRPVEQPAS, from the coding sequence ATGCAAAATAAAGGAGTTATTAGATTATTCGCCATCGTATTTGCGCTGGCTTGCCTGTATCAACTTTCATTTACCTACATAGCAGGTAGCGTGGAAAAAGATGCTGAAGAGTACGCCAATGGCGACTATGAGAAGGAACAGCGCTATCTTGATTCTATGGGATCTGAGGAGGCTTATGATGTTCTTTTGGAACAGTTCACCTACCAACAAGTAAAGGAGCGTGAGATCAATTTAGGTCTTGACCTTCGTGGTGGAATGAACGTGATTTTAGAGGTTCAGGTAAGAGATATTCTTATCGAATTGGCAAATAATTCCAAAAATTCTCTCTTTAGACAAGCAATTGATAAGGCAACTGCAGCTGCTGTAAATAGCCAGCAAGATTATTTGTCAAACTTTTTTGATGCATTTGAAGAAGTAAAAGCTGAAACTAAAGCAGCTACTAAGCTTAGCGATCCTCAAGTTTTTGGTACAAAAGAGATGAACGATAAGCTTGGTTTTAACGCTGAAGATGAAGCGGTAAAAGAAGAGCTTAGAAGTGAAGTAAATGCGGCTGTAGAAAATGTTTACACTGTACTAAGAGCACGTATCGACCAATTTGGAGTGGTTCAGCCAAACATTCAGCGCCTTGAAAATGGTGGTAGAATATTGGTAGAGCTCCCAGGTGTGAAAGATCCGGATCGTGTAAAGAAATTGCTTCAGTCTACTGCTGAACTTGAATTCTGGAATCTATACGATACTTACGAAATGGCTCCTTTTATCAATGCCGTTATCGAAAAAGTAGGTACCGTAAAGGTGAAAGGTGCAGATAGCACTGATACTGAAACTGCTTCAAATGATATTCTAGATGAAATTCAATCTATTGACGACAGTAGCAATGTAGTTGCTGAAGGAGATAGCGCAACTGGCGAAGATGGTGTTGTAGAAAATGACAGCGCAATCGCTGGTCAAACGTATAGCCCATTTTTACGTGTATTTGCTCCTAACTTGGATGAGCAAAATCGTTTTCAGCCAGGCCCAATTATCGGGTTTGTTGCTGTAAAGGATACTGCTAAAGTAAATGCTTACTTACGTGACCCTAAGATTAAAAGCTTATTGACAGGTGAGCAACGCTATACTAGATTCTTCTACACGGCTAAGTCTACTGATGGAAACTACCTTTATTTACTTGCAGCAAAAGGTAACCGCGAAGGTACACCTGCTCTTGCAGGCGATGTGGTAACTGATGCCCGTCAAGATTTTGACCAAGGAAACTCTGCTGTGGTAAGTATGAGTATGAATGCGGTTGGAGCTCGTGAATGGGCAAAAATTACCAAGGAAGCTTCTTCTCAAGAACCAAAGAAAAGTGTAGCGGTAGTTTTGGATAACTATGTATACTCTTTCCCAACTGTTCAAGGTGAGATTCCAACAGGAAACACACAAATTACTGGTAACTTTACAGTACAAGAAGCACAGGATTTAGCTAACAAGCTAAAAGCTGGTAAACTTCCTGTTGCTGCAAAAATTATTCAAGCAGATATCGTAGGACCATCATTAGGTCAGGAAGCAATTAGCGCAGGACTTTGGTCTTTCGTGGTAGCTTTGGGTATCGTTATGTTGTACATGATTTTCTATTACAGCGGTGCTGGTATTGCTTCAGACCTTGCACTTATCGTAAACATGTTCTTCATCTTCGGAATATTAGCTTCGCTAGGTGCAGTGCTTACACTTCCTGGTATAGCTGGTATTGTACTTACCATTGGTATGGCGGTAGATGCCAACGTACTTATCTACGAAAGAATTCGTGAAGAGCTTGCTCAGGGTAAAGGTTTGAAGTTGGCTATAAAGGATGGTTACGGTAATGCATACAGCTCTATTATTGATGCAAACGTTACTACTTTCCTAACGGGTGTTATTCTTTACCTTTTCGGAACAGGCCCTATTAGAGGATTTGCTACTACTTTGATTATTGGTATTCTTACTTCCCTTTTCTGTGCAATCTTTATCACTCGTTTGATTTTTGAAGCTCGCTTGGATAAGAAGAAGTCGATTGCATTCTCAACAGGAATGACGGCAAACGCTTTCAAGAAGTTCAAAATTGATTTCTTGTCAAAAAGAAAGATTGCTTACGCATTCAGTGCTATCATCATCATCGCTGGTATTGGTTCTTTGGCTACCAGAGGTCTTAACTACGGTGTTGATTTTGTAGGAGGTCGTTCATACCAGGTTCGTTTTGACCAGCCTGTGAGCTCTGTAGATGTTTCGAGTAAATTGGCTACCGTATTTGTTGATGAAGACGGTACGGCAGTAGCTCCTGAAGTAAAAACTATTGGAGGCGACAATCAAGTGGTGATTACTACCAAGTATAAGATTGACGAAACTGGAACAGAGATTAATGACGAGATTAAAGACAAATTGTATGAAGGCTTAAAAGGTTTTTATGCTGAAACTCCAAATAAAGAGTCTTTCTCTAGTGAAGCTACGGGAAGTGGTGATATAGGGATTGTTTCTGAGCGTCAAGTGGGACCCACCATTGCTGATGATATCAAAACTTCAGCTTTCTGGGCAATCTTGTTCTCTCTAGTAGTAATCTTTATTTACATCCTTATCAGATTTAGTAAGTGGCAGTTTAGCCTTGGTGCTGTTTCCGCAGCTTTCCATGATGTACTTATCGTACTGTCAGTATTCTCTATTCTTTATGGATTCTTGCCTTTCTCACTAGAAATTGATCAGGCATTTATTGCGGCAGTACTTACCGTAATTGGTTACTCGCTGAATGATACCGTGGTAGTATTTGACCGTATTCGTGAATACCTGGCCACGCATAGTAAGAAAAAAGATATGAACCTTGTGGTAAATGACGCTTTGAACAGCACGCTTAGTCGTACTATCAATACCTCGTTAACTACCTTCTTCGTATTGCTTGTAATCTTCCTTTTTGGTGGTGAAGCAATCCGCGGATTTATGTTTGCACTATTGATTGGTGTTGTTGTAGGTACTTATTCTTCGCTATTCATTGCTACTCCATTGATGATGGATACTAGCAAGAAACGTTTAGCAGAAGAAGCTGCCAGCAAAAAACGTCCGGTAGAGCAACCTGCTAGCTAG